Part of the Leptolyngbya sp. BL0902 genome, GGCCTGCACCCGCCCCCGAAACTCCGCCCCCACCCAGTTCACCTCTTGGTTAAACCGTGCCCCCGCCAGGTAAACCTCCTGATCGAACACAGCCCCCTGGGCCAAAACCCTCCCCAGCAGGTAGGTTTCTCCGGCGGTAAAGCGCCCCTCAAAGCGAGTTTGAATGGCCAGGAGCGGCCCCCGGAAGAGGTAGATGTCCTGGGTTGTTCTATCTGCCTGAATCAGCAGTGATTGAGACAGGCGGCTGAGTTGAGATAGCCGCTGCCGATCTCGCTTCAGTTGCGACAGCCCCTCCGGGCTCAGCAGAGGCGCTAGGGTGTCGCCGTAGAGGGGTTCCCGCTGGCCTAGCTTTTGCAGGTCAAACTCCCCCTGCACCGTGGCGTAGCTGAGGTCGAGCATGGGGGGCGTGGCAGGTCGCTGGAGGGCATGGCTGAGCAGGCGATAGAAGCTGGTGGTAAAGGCGGGGTCGGTTTTGAGGTCGATGGTAAAAGAGCGGAGGTCAATCACGGTACGCCCCTCCCGCTGGAGAGGAGTGGCCACCCGCTGCCGCAGCACCTCCAGGGTCAGCGCTGGGTGAGCCGGAGGAGCAGCCCATGCCGTCGGCACCAAAACAAGGTTCGCCATCACCAGCATCGCCACAACCCAGGACAACCACCGCAGCGACCGCAGCGACCGTTGGACTGTCCAAGTCCAACGCCGTGATAGCGCTCCTAACCCTGGCGGATCGGGGGCAAACCCTAGGTAAATCAAGCAGACAAAGGCAAAACCTGGAAACAACACAAAAACAGGGCGAGGGGTTGGCGTAGGGTCAGCAGAAGTGAACTCAGCGGGGGTCAACTGCGAAACAGGCGGCTATAGAGGGTTTCGTGCTGCATACTGGCCAGGGATGCCCCCCACCCCCCCAGGGCGAGGTCGTCGGGATCGATAGCCGCGCATTGGAGGGCCGTGGTCTGAATGGGCACATTAAGCTCGATCAGCATTCGCTGGCCTTGGGTTTGGCCCAGGGGCACCAGCTTCACCGCCGCCGTAACCAAGTTGGTTGCCCAACTCTGGAGATAGCCCAACACCGCCGCCGAGGCCGGAATCTCCCAGTGCGATGCCAATACCGCAAAGCTAACCACAAAATTACAGGGCTGGCCAATGGTTGCCAGGGCAGGGCTCAGTTCGGGGTGCAAATCCTGCGTCAGACGAGCCAGGGCGCGTCCGGTGGCCCAGCTCTGGTTCCGGCTTTCCTCGCTGTCTCGCAGGGCCGACAGCCAGCGGTTATCAGCGGCGACCTGGGGCCAGTCTTCTGCCCGAACAGCGCTGTAGAGGCGGTAAAGATAGGTGGCCTCCACCCGCACCAGCCCCAGGGCCAACTCCTGCTCTAGCCACTGCCCCAGGGCATCGGGGCAGGTCATGCCCTGGTTAATCAGGGTTTCCAGCCCTTCAGAGTAGCTGTAGGCCCCTACGGGCAGGGCTGGGCTGGCCAGTTGCAGCAACCGCAGCAGGGCAGGGCTGGTTTCCATGGCTAGGGCAGGAGGCGGTGTAGAAGACGGGGCAAGCATGGGCAGAGGCGAGGGGTGGAATGCTGGGAGGGCGAGGGCAACGGCGGCTAATTGTCGTGGTGGTGGGAGCCGTGGTTGTGGGAGCTATGGGTATGCGGGTGGTGGGTGGGTGGGCTGTGGGCGTGGGAGCTCTGGTAGGCTCCAGCCTCCGGCTCGAAGGGCAGCGTCAGGGTTTGTACCGTCAGATCCCCCAGTTGGTTCAGCATCGCTTCCAGCACCGAATCTGGCTCTAGCCGCAGGCTATGGGGGGTAATTTCTAGGGGCACATGGCGATTGCCCAGGTGATAAGCCGCCCGCATCAGCGACCAGGCGGAGGCCGCCGTTACTTGCAGCACAGGCTCAGCCTTGGCCACCACCCGCACCCGTTGGCCCTCGGCAGTGGACAGGAGGCTGTTGCCCCGCACCACGCTGCCCCTGGGTAACTGAAGCTGCACTGGGGTGCCATCGGTGGCCACAAAGCGATGGCGAGATCGGGTGCGTTCCTCAGCGGTGAGGGCCAGTTCCGCCACCACCACCGCCGCTGGATCCGCCGACAAAATTTGGGTTACGGTCAACACAGGTTGCGTCTGCACAGGGCGATTTCAGTCTTGGTTTAGACTTCTTTGTTTTACCACGGGGGCCGCTGTCCTCAGTACCTAACCTCCATCCTGCGATATCTGCCCATCGCCCCCAGCCCCCTAGGTCAGGATGGCGATAAGGTGGAAGGGAGATGTGTTTTGGTATAACCCTCTGCCCATGCTGCCCAAGGATGACCTGCTGAAGTCCGTTGAAAACCGCGATTGTCTAGCCCGTCTGCTCGATCAGGCGGAACAGGCGATCAAAACCTGGGACATTGTGGTGACAGATTTTCTCTCGCCACCAGAGCGGGTGGAGGCCGAATCGCTATTTCAGCGGCTCACCGATGTGCATCTTTTAGGCTGGGGCGGCTATCCCCAGGCCGAACGCCAACGCCTCGCCATCGCCCGCAGCGACTTGCCCCTAGACGCCAGCCACATTCCCCTCGCCCTCGTGAGCTTGGCCGGAAACTTTATGTTTGACCCCGCCACCCATCGAGACTTTTTGGGATCGCTGCTGGGCACCGGGCTGGTGCGCGATAAGGTGGGCGACATTATCGTGCTGGGGGAGCGGGGAGCCCAAGCTATTGTGGTGCCAGAACTGGTAGACTTCCTCACCCTGCACCTCACCCAGGTGCGGTCTGTTCCGGTCAAAACCCAGATGATCGCCTGGGATGATCTGAAGGTGCGCCCCCCCCAAACCAAGGATCTGACCACCGTCGAAGCCTCCCTGCGGCTAGATGCGGTGGCCTCAGCAGGGTTTGGTATGTCGCGCAGCAAAATGGCTGACCTTATCTCTGGCGGAGATGTGCGGGTCAACTGGAAAACCATCACCCAGCCCAGCCACACCCTTGCCTCCGGTGACTTGGTTGCCATTCGCGGCAAGGGGCGGCTCTCCATTGGCGATGTGGCCGTCACCAAAAAAGAACGCTACCGCGTTAACCTCACCCGTTACATCTAGGCAGACCATTGGGAGTTGGGAGATATGGACGCCCCCACTGCCAATGGGGCGAGAGACGGAATTGTTAACACTCCCCACGCTAAAGCGGCAGGGATTCTTAGCTCAGCAACCGAGCTTTACGGAGCAGGATTGCCCCACCCCCGTCAGAGACTCCATCTTCCCAAGCGGTAAGGGCCGTTAGGGCCTGCCAGTTCTTGTGCCAGTTGCGTGTGCCAGTTGATCCAGGTGACTGTGCGCAGCGGCGCTAAAGCGGTGGGCGAAACGAGATTCTTAGGCGTGGCTGAGGCCCCCAAAAGCCACCAAATCAATCTAAATCGCCCCATCTAAGACAAAGTCTCCGAGTAGAAATGGTGATGGCGTATCACCCACTACAGAAAGTGTCATGGACATCTGGATACCCCCTAGCGCCGGGGGATACAACAGTGACATAGCGAGAGACAAGGAATCGACACCCACCTCACCGCTATACCTGCCCCCACCGAATGCTTCTGATTCAGGCCATGTCGGGCGGGTCGTCTACACACACAGTTTGCACTCGGAGAATCGCCATGAAAACTCGTTCTATCGCCGCTCTTGCCCTGGGTCTGACCGCTGCATCCATGGCTGCCCTGCCCCTCACCGCCCAAGCCCAAGAACGCCCCACCGACTTCAACTATGTGGGCGCTGGGGTTTCCATCGGTGAACTGGGCAACAGCGATTTTGGTCTGTCTGTTAACAGCAAAATCACCGTTGCCGACCAAGTTTCGGTGCGCCCTGGGGTGATGTCTAACCTCAACTTCAGCGAACCCAACGGCGAAACCGTCTTCCTCCTGCCCGTCACCTACGATTTCAACCCCATCACTAACAACGGTCGGCTGATGCCCTTTGTGGGGGCTGGGGTGTCGGTGTCTACCGAAGGGGCCGGGGCTGTTGGGCCGCTGGTCACGGGCGGGATGGACTACCGCATCACCGACCGGGTAGTGGCCAACGGCACCGTGAACTGGTCGATCTACGGCAACAGCCAAGTGAACGGCACCATCGGTCTGGGCTACACCTTCTAACCCCTCGCCCGCTGGGGGCTCAACCCCTAGCGGCTGAGGCCGCCCCATCTTGATGGTCTCTTGTTGGCATAAACTCAAAACCCCCCAGGCACTCAACCTCTGGGGGTTTTTTCTTGTCATCAGAACCGTCAGAGCAATCAGAACCGCCAGATTGTGGGTTGCCCTAGCCAATGCGCAGCAGTTCTACATCAAAAATTAGCGTGGCGTTGGGAGGAATAACGCCGCCTGCCCCACGGGAGCCATAGCCCAGTTCGGAGGGAATCACCAGCTTGCGCTGACCGCCTACCCGCATGGTGCCTACCCCTTCGTCCCAGCCTTTGATCACTTGGCCCACGCCGATTTGGAAGGTGAAGGGACGGCCCCGGTCGCGGGAACTATCAAACTTGGTGCCGTCTTCTAGGGTGCCCGTGTAGTGAACGGTAACGCGCTGGCCCGCCTGGGGCATAGCTCCGGTGCCTTCCACAATGTCAACGTACTGGAGGCCGGATTCGGTGGTAATTGGGGTTTCGTCGGTCATGGTTGCAGGGGTTTCTGAATCATCAAGGGTTAGGTCTGCCGCCGCCTGAGCAATTTGAACCGGGGCTTCGGTTGCGACGGGGGAGGTTTCTACCACCGGGGCCGACGTTAGGTTGGCCGCAACGGCATCTTTGGCCCCAGGGGAAATCTGCGCCACCAGCAACACGACACAGCAGGCCGCTAAAATTCCTAGGCTAATCAAAATCTCTCGCACAAGCTTACTCCCATGGCTAGCTCACTGCCACGATCATATAGCAAAGGCTTCCCCCCACTGGCTGAGTCTGGTCGATGGCAAAGGTGATGTTTTAGGATCCAGAGAGGGGCAACTCCCCTTACCTGTGGGAGAACGGTTGGGTGTATGGCCTATGGATAAGCCGCTAACCAAACCGATAGCCAAAGCCGCGTAGGGTGATGACATAGCGAGGGCGACTGGGATCGGGTTCAATTTTTTCGCGTAGCCAGCGAATGTGGACATCGACGGTTTTGCGATCTCCCATAAAATCTTCGCCCCATACGGCCTGGATGAGCTCTTCCCGCGACCACACCCGATTGGGCATTCGCATCAGCAGTTCCAGCAACCGAAACTCCTTCGGCGAGAGGGCTACCTCCTGCCCCGCCACCACTACCCGACACTGCTCTTGGTAGAGAACAATGTCTTGGCAGGTTAATACGGTGTTGCCTACCGCTGGTGTTGCCCACTGGGAACGCCGCAGCAGCGCCCGACAGCGAGCCACCAACTCCCGCATACCGAAGGGTTTGGGCAGATAATCGTCTGCGCCCACCTCTAAACCCACCACCCGATCTAGCTCCGAACTGCGGGCGCTGAGAATCAAAATTGGGGTGTCTAGGTGGTGGTGTCGCATCATCCGGCAGATGTCTAGCCCATTCACACCGGGCAGCATCAGGTCAATAATGGCTAAGTCTACCTGTAGGGCCGTCTGGCTAGGGGACGGGAAAATCAACTCCATAGCCTGCTGCCCCGATTCTGCCATCACCACCTGATAGCCTTCATCGGTCAGCGCTAGGGCAACGGTTTCGCGGATCAAGACTTCATCATCAATCACCAAAATCCGTTCCGCCTCCTGAGGGCGATGCACCGCTCCTACGGCTTCCTTTGCCACAGTTCACCCGTGCGCCTTGCAAATTACGACTGCTTCCCATCATCGGCGGTTGAGCTTAAGGCCAAGCCGAGAACAGATTAAGGTTGCGTAAATGTCGCAGACGGCAACCCAAGGCTACCTACCGGGGGCACAGTCCCTCAGTCCCTCCTCCACGGTGGCTAGGGATAGCGCATGGGGCCGGGGGAGATCGGGGGTAAGTTGGGGGTGGGCGGTGGCTGGCTAGGGGGCTGAGTCGGCAGTGAAATCGGTGGATAGTGGGGTGGCTGCGGTTGCGGAATGATGAGCGTGGGAATGGACAGGATGGGAGGCACCACGGGCAGCCCAGGATAGAGCCGCTGGAACGTGCGCTGGAGATCGCTAATACCGGGAAGTTCGGTGCTGAAGTCCTGAATCAGTGGCCCTTCCACGAACTGGATAAAGTCCTCCGAGGTGAGGCGGCTGATCATCGCCCTGTTGCCCTCGGCATTGATCAGCACCTGCTGCCCTGCCCCAATCACCAGCACGGTTTCAGGGGTAAAGTCTACTGTCTCCCACAGGGTTGCCTCGCTATCGTTGCTGGGGGGGCTAGGGATCTGACCCAGGTTGAGGGCGGGGGTGACGGGGGGCGGGATGGCAGGCCGATCAGAATCTAGGGATTGCTTGGTTCTGTCTGCTGACCAGACTACCCATAGGCTATCGGGGTAAACCTCTGTGGTGTCAGGTTCAAATTCGGCGGGATCGGACTCGGCAGGATTGGACTCAGTAGGATCGGACTCGGCGGGATCATAATCAGGGCGGTCTAGGTTGTCCTCGGCATCCTGGAGGAGATCCCTATTGCCCCGCTGTCCTACCCACACTTCGCCCTCAAATACCTTAATTAGGGTTTCTCTATCCTCGTTCACCTCCAGGGTATAGAGCGTGCCGCGCACCCCAGCCATGGTGGTGGTCGAGCAGCCATTGAGGGTGCCATTGACCAGCAGCATTCCTCGGCTGAGTTCGGCGCAGGGGCCTACCATCAGGCTAGAGTGATGGGCCAACCGGGCCACAGCTCCCGTATTAAACCGCAGCGACGTGCGAGCCAACTGGGTGCGGACTCGCTGCCGATTCTGGGCCACGCTATTAACGGTGGCCTGTCGATTTTGAATGAAGACCTGATCGCTATCCAGCACCTCCGTGATGGTGGCGTCAGAGACCGTTTGGCCCCAGGCGGCAAAACGGGGCAGCGCCAGAACTCCATGGCCCAAAAGGGCGCAACTGACCACCGCCAGCAGCCGTCGGCTAGCCGACCGCCTAGGCCGTGAGGTGGACGCTGTGACTGGCCTGATGCCAGCCCAGGGGCGAGGGGAGGACAGCATCGGGGACACCTATGGAAAGGCTATATCTCTATGATCCGCCTTGTTTTGGCAGAGTTCCATCGGTGGCACAAATCTTCATCCCCACCTTCAATGGCCCCTGCCGCCATCTCTAGGCAGAATCCGGGGATAGCGTCTAATCCGAATAATCCGAAAGCCGAATCACAAACTCCTTATAGATAGAATGGCTAAATTAAACTTAAATTTGGCTCCGGGTTTCGACTGCGCTCAACCCTCCTGCTGCTTGGCGTGAGAGCATTGAGCAAAATCGAAATGCGTTTTTTGGATTCTGGCGGTTAGCCTATGCCCTGGTTTGTCAAAATCGAGAAAGGTATTGTCGATAAGTCCACCTTCGACCAACAGGTTCCAGCCCATGGGGCCTACGTCAAAGATCTCATTGCCCAAGGCCACCAAGCCAAAACAGGCTACTGGGCCGAATACGGCGGCGGGATGCTGCTGTTTTGGGCGGCATCTAGGGCAGAGGCGGAGGGGATTGTGGCCGCCGATCCGTTGATTGTGCATGGCTGCGTTACCTACGAGCTGCATGAGTGGCGCATTGTGGTGGAATAACCCAAGCTAGGTAAGGTGCAGGGGGAACCTACCCCACGGGGGCGACGTCTGGGAGAGGCGGTGCCGTGGGACGGAAGACCAGCCGAGGTAGAGAGACAGGGGATTAACAGGTCAACTCATGGGGCAGGCGGTGATGGTGAAGGCAGGTTGGCGGGTGGTGATGACCCTAGCGACGGGGATGGCCTTGCTAGGAGCGGTGGCTTGTAGCCCCCTGGGCCTAGGGGAGAGCGCTACCCCCCCAGCGGAGGCTGACGTTGCCCCAGTATCGCGTGATCCCAACACCCTGCGGCTGCTCTACGGACGTTCCGTCGTCACCCTCAACCCCCACCTAGCCACGGGCTACCAAGATTTTGAGGCGGCTCGCCTGAGCTACGAACCCCTCGCTAGCCACAACCAAGCGGGCGAATTGATTCCCTTTTTGGCGGCGGAGATTCCCACCGAGGACAACGGAGGGCTATCTGAGGACGGCACTAGCGTGATCTGGACTCTGCGCCGGGATGTTACCTGGGCCGATGGCGAACCCTTCACCGCCGAGGATGTAGTGTTTACCTTTGATTTCATCCGCAACCCGGAGGTGTCTGCTGCCACCGCCCAGTTTTACGACAAGGTGGAATCGGTAGAGGCACTGGATGATCATCGAGTCAAAATCACCTTCTCCAGCCCCACCCCCGCCTGGGATGTTCCCTTCACCGGGCAGACGGGGATGATTTTGCCCCAGCATCACTACGCCGACTACAACGGCCTCAATGCCCGCGAAGCTCCGGCCAACCGCCAGCCCGTCGGCACTGGCCCCTACCAAGCCATCGGCTTTGAACCGGGCACCGTCATCTATGAAGCCAACCCCAACCATTGGGATGGCCGTCCGGCCTTTCGGCGGGTAGAACTTCAGGGCGGTATGGCTCCCTACGCAGCAGCGCGAGAGGTGCTGCAACGGGGCAGCGCCGACTTTGCCAACAACCTTCAGGTGGAAGCTGACGCCCTCGCCGCCCTCAAGCCCAACGCCCTAGGCGAGGTCTCCTATCTGTTCGGCTCCCAGGTCGAGCGAATTATGGTGAACTTTGCCAATCCCTTTGTTCGCACCGAGGCGGGGGAGCAGGCCAGTCCCCAAGTGCCCCACCCCTACTTCAGCGACTGGCGGGTACGGCAAGCCATCAACCTGGCTATCGACCGAGACACCATCGCGAAGGAACTCTATGGCCCCGCCGGAAAGCCCACCGCCCAGCTTTTGGTGGCCCCAGAGGAGTACCGAATTCCTGACCTAGCCTACGAATACAACCTGGTGAAGGCCAAGCTGCTGCTAGAGCAGGCGGGCTGGGTCGATTCTGACGGCGATGGCGTTCGTGACCGCAACGGCGTTCCCCTGGAGGTGTTGTTTCAGGCATCGGTGAACCCCGTGCGCCAGCGTACCCAAACCATCGTGGCCGACAGCCTGAAGGAACTGGGCGTGGGGGTGCAAATTTCCCGCGTGCGGGTGGATGAGTTCTTCTCGGCCAACCCTGAGCATACCAACAGCCTCAACCACTTCTATGCCGATATGCAGATTTACTCCATCGGCAACGAGAGCCCCGATCCCACCACCTACCTGAGCTGGTGGAGCTGCGACAAAATTGCTTCTATGGCCAACCAGTGGCAAGAACCCAACAACGCCCGCTACTGCAATCCTGAATACGACCGCCTGCTAGCCGAGGCCAGGGCCGAACTCGATCCCGACCAACGGGCCGCCCTGTTTCGGCAGATGAATGAAGTCCTCACCACCGACGTGGCCGTGATTCCTGTTGTGCATCGGGCCTTGGTGAACGCGGTGTCTAACCGCCTTGCCCCCGTGGAGTTTACCCCCTGGGACGCCAGCACCTGGAACATCAAAGACTGGGCCCTAGCCCCCGCTGAGCCCTCGGCGACCTCATCCGCCAACTAGCCCTTAGCCCATCGCTCCTAGACTGGGGCATCCCGGCGAGGGTTGGTCATGCCCTATGGAAATTACCCCAACAGCACCGGAGCAATTCCCTTCGGAAATGGCTGGGAATCGGGAGATGTTCTATAGGATGGGGACAGTGGTAGAGCGTTCAGCCAAGGGGAGCGTGATGGAGCCAGCGGGACAGAGAAATCAACGGCTGGGGGGGCGCTATCGCCTTTTGCGGCAAATTAACGGCGGCGGCTTTGGCCCTACGTACCTGGCGGAGGATACCCACCGCTTTCAAGAACTGTGCGTGCTGCGGGAGTTTAACCCCCAGGTGCAGGGGAAAGCAGCGCTGGATCAGGCCCAACTGCTGTTTGAGCGCGAAGCTAGCCTGCTCTATCAGTTGGATCATCCCCAAATTCCCCGGTTTCGGGAACTGCTGCGGGAGGAGAATCGGCTGTTTTTGGTGCAGGACTATGTGGAAGGCCCCACCTATCGCCAGGTGTTGGCCCGTCGGCAGGCCCAGGGGGGGCAGCTTTCCGCCGCCGAAGTGACACAGCTTTTGGCCCAGGTGTTGCCCGTCTTGCAATATCTGCACGGGTTGGGCATGGTTCACCGCGACATTTCCCCGGACAACCTGGTGCAGCGCAACGCCGATGGTCGCCCGGTACTGATCGACTTTGGCAGCGTTAAGCAACTGCTGGTGAATGTGCGGCACCAGATGGGGGTGCCCCAGCCCTACCTGTCTCCCAGCGGCACCCTAACCCGCCTAGGCCATGCCGGGTACATTCCTGAAACCCAGGAAAAGACCGGAATCGTCAGCCCGACGGACGACCTCTATGCCCTAGGCATGACGGCCCTGGTGCTGCTGACGGGCAAAGAGCCCAGCGAACTCTATGATGAGCGCAAGCAAGCCTGGATCTGGCCCGAACACATCGACATTCCAGATCGGCTGCGGCAAACCCTAGAGCAGATGGTGGCCAAGGATTTGGCCCAGCGGCCCACCTCGGCGACCCAGGTGATGGCGATGCTCAATGTGGCCAACCCCTACGACCTCTCTGCCGCCGATGGGGCCACCCTGCCGATTCGGATGCAGCCCCTAGTGCCACCACCACCCGATTTGCCCCCGCCCTCGACCGTGGTTGCGCCGCCCCCCCGTCGTTTTCTCCGGCCCCTCAGTCCGCCGCCCACTCCGGTCTATCCCCCTCCCGGCGGCGTTCAGGGAACTGCGGACGCCCATCCTCCTAACCTCAACAACTCTGGCCCCGTCTATCCCAGCCCGGTCTATCCCGACCCGACCTACCGTGTGCCACCCCAACGCGCGCCCATTCTGTCGCAAAAGTCTGGCCAAGCTGGAGGTTGGCTGGCGTTGGCTGGAATCGCCCTCGTGCTGGGCATGGCGGCAGGGCTAGGCTGGTGGCTCGATCCCTTCGGTTGGCGAGAACCAGAGGTAGCGGATACGGGCGGCAACGGCGGCACAAGCTCCAACCTCAGTGAGGCGGAGCAGGCCCGCAAACAGGCGATTCGCGACCGGGCTACGGCCCTAGGGGTGAACTGGGCTTACCTCGTCAGCCTCACCGATCAATTTTTCTTTGAGCAAAACCCCACCTTGCAGGGCACCCAGCTCACCGACCAACCCCAAGACGCCCCCCTGCGGGAGGAATGGGACGCCCTTGCCACCGCCCACCTCGACCGCATCGAAACCCACCTCAGCCCAGAGGCCAGGGGCAAACTGGGGCGCTATAACCCCGCCGACCAAGACCGCTGGCAGCGCCAGGTCAACGAGCGCTACGTCAGCCGCAAAGCCCTGGAGGACTTAACCAACGCCCGGTTCCAGTCGATTTTTCCAGGACGCGCCCAGGCGGGTTTTGTGGAAACCCCGGTGGATCAATTTCGGCTGGCCTTGGCCCAAGATCGCGTCACTGCCATTACCAGCGGCGAGGCATTGACGGAAATCCGCTTTGAACCAGGCCGCTTTGACCACCAGGCGTCGGGCAACCTCGCCCCCGGTGATGGCCAGATCTACATCCTCAACCTGCGCCAGGGCCAACTGATGCGGGTCAATCTCCAAGCTCCACCCGACGACGCCCGTCTCTCAATCTACGTCCCCATCCCCACGCCGGAACTACCCTATATCCTGGCTAGCGCCGCCCAAACCACCTGGGCCGGAGAACTGCCCCAGTCGGGCTATTACGAAATTGTGGTGACGTCCCAAACTGGGGAACCCACTAACTTCAACCTCACGGTGGGGGTAGATAATGTGACCGACGCCGCCCCCGACCCACCCCCCGCCAAGACCCAGTGATGCGTCCACCCTAGAACAACCGCCAAGACGGCTGTTCTACATTGCTGTTCTACATTAGGGTTGTGATCCTGACTGACAAAAGATTCTGCGTCGGGTGCGAAAACCGCGCCCTTACAGGCTTAAATTCACGTAGGGATCAGGTCTCCTGATCCTTTGGCAGATATGGGTTCTAGCAAGTTTTGTCAGTCCACCAGGTTGTGATCTACTAAAGGGTTTTCTGGGAAAAAGCAGCGTCTACTCACGGATCACCTAGGATCGCTATAGAGAAGCAAAGATAATTAGTCGGGAAGGGAGGGCCGCATGGCCGATGAGAGTAAAGGGTTTAAGATTGTTAGCGACAACCGCCAAGCCCGCCACGAGTATGAAATTCTCGAAACCTACGAAGCGGGGATTGAACTGCTGGGTTCTGAGGTGAAGTCTATTCGCCAGGGCAAGGTGAACCTGCGGGACGGCTTTGCCCAGCTTAAGGATGGGGAACTGTGGCTTCAGAACATCCACATTTCGCCCCACACCATGACCAACAAAGCCTACAACCACGAGGCCAAACGCCCCCGACGGCTGTTGATGCACCGCGACGAAATCCGCAAGCTGATCGGTAAAGTGGAACAAAAGGGCCTGACCCTGGTGCCGCTGAAAATGTACCTAAAGGGCGGCTGGATTAAGGTCAGCATTGCCCTGGCACGAGGCAAAAAGCTCCACGACAAACGGGAATCCCTCAAGCGCAAGCAGGAGAAACGGGAGACGGATCGCGCCCTCAGTAGTCGGGGGTAGGCTCTTTATCGTCCGAGGTTGCCCTCACCCCCAGCCCCTCTCCCTCCTGGGAGAGGGGAGCCGGAAAGTGTTGCAAAGTCCCTCTCCCGTGGGGAGAGGGATTTAGGGTGAGGGCCACTTCGGACACTAGGGTACGGAGTTTTACCGAGCCGGGATGAAGCTGGGGGCCACATCCACCGGACGGTAGCCAGCGGCAATGCACAGGGCCATGGAGTCGGTGGTGGCGATTTCGGCGACGAGGGCGGTGTCAATCACGCAGTCGGCATAGCGCACGGGCAGAATGCTGCGGTGGCAGTGGTTCAGTACGGCGGCGGAGTTGGGTACGTCCAAAAACCCGTGGATATCCACCACGCAGGAGGCCACTTCCAGAGGCCGACGATCTCGACTACAGGCGGCGAGGGCAGCTTCGGCACTGAGTTCGGTAACAGCCGTGACATCAAAGACGCAACTGGAGACCTGTTCGGGCCGGAGGGCACTGGCGCAGGCGGAGGCTACGGCTTCGGCAGAAAGCCCGACTTCTAGCAAATCCGTCA contains:
- a CDS encoding serine/threonine-protein kinase; protein product: MEITPTAPEQFPSEMAGNREMFYRMGTVVERSAKGSVMEPAGQRNQRLGGRYRLLRQINGGGFGPTYLAEDTHRFQELCVLREFNPQVQGKAALDQAQLLFEREASLLYQLDHPQIPRFRELLREENRLFLVQDYVEGPTYRQVLARRQAQGGQLSAAEVTQLLAQVLPVLQYLHGLGMVHRDISPDNLVQRNADGRPVLIDFGSVKQLLVNVRHQMGVPQPYLSPSGTLTRLGHAGYIPETQEKTGIVSPTDDLYALGMTALVLLTGKEPSELYDERKQAWIWPEHIDIPDRLRQTLEQMVAKDLAQRPTSATQVMAMLNVANPYDLSAADGATLPIRMQPLVPPPPDLPPPSTVVAPPPRRFLRPLSPPPTPVYPPPGGVQGTADAHPPNLNNSGPVYPSPVYPDPTYRVPPQRAPILSQKSGQAGGWLALAGIALVLGMAAGLGWWLDPFGWREPEVADTGGNGGTSSNLSEAEQARKQAIRDRATALGVNWAYLVSLTDQFFFEQNPTLQGTQLTDQPQDAPLREEWDALATAHLDRIETHLSPEARGKLGRYNPADQDRWQRQVNERYVSRKALEDLTNARFQSIFPGRAQAGFVETPVDQFRLALAQDRVTAITSGEALTEIRFEPGRFDHQASGNLAPGDGQIYILNLRQGQLMRVNLQAPPDDARLSIYVPIPTPELPYILASAAQTTWAGELPQSGYYEIVVTSQTGEPTNFNLTVGVDNVTDAAPDPPPAKTQ
- the smpB gene encoding SsrA-binding protein SmpB, yielding MADESKGFKIVSDNRQARHEYEILETYEAGIELLGSEVKSIRQGKVNLRDGFAQLKDGELWLQNIHISPHTMTNKAYNHEAKRPRRLLMHRDEIRKLIGKVEQKGLTLVPLKMYLKGGWIKVSIALARGKKLHDKRESLKRKQEKRETDRALSSRG